Proteins found in one Triticum urartu cultivar G1812 chromosome 4, Tu2.1, whole genome shotgun sequence genomic segment:
- the LOC125553579 gene encoding cilia- and flagella-associated protein 157-like, translating into MAKPSTGSQRFRIQVEEQARATAATQQQNSELSQQVNELQDQLQAERANTQERINLECTEREQLEERLKEEHAERERLLEEERTSRPEFEKNMMTKFVALSQQMGTQQVPKD; encoded by the exons ATGGCCAAACCTTCAACTGGTTCTCAAAGGTTTCGTATCCAGGTTGAAGAGCAAGCTCGTGCTACAGCAGCCACCCAGCAGCAAAACTCTGAGCTCAGCCAGCAGGTCAACGAATTACAAGATCAACTACAAGCTGAACGTGCAAACACACAAGAGAGGATTAACTTGGAGTGTACTGAGAGAGAACAACTTGAGGAGAGGTTAAAAGAAGAGCATGCTGAAAGGGAAAGATTGTTGGAAGAGGAGCGAACATCAAGACCGGAATTTGAAAAAAACATGATGACAAAGTTTGTAGCATTGAGCCAACAGATGGGAACCCAACAG GTGCCTAAGGATTGA